A region of Marnyiella aurantia DNA encodes the following proteins:
- a CDS encoding LolA family protein, whose translation MKNIFAKAAAGAMVLCAAAMMQAQKIDTKSRQILDAVTTNYKAKKNSYFKFTFGSGVNGQVNKTETGIYYAEGPKYKLKIMGTEQIFDGNKIYNVNDDEKEVTIAKPNGSDIMFSPTSYLTSYKKDFNATYSGKRMVNGVNTDFIKLTPVKSNGLKQVNLYVDSANKQLVKLEQHGTNKDVAVIAIQEYKVNQNLASDMFTFNKQKFQNYVITEL comes from the coding sequence ATGAAAAATATATTTGCGAAGGCGGCAGCGGGTGCCATGGTACTGTGCGCAGCAGCTATGATGCAGGCACAGAAAATAGACACAAAATCCAGACAGATTCTGGACGCCGTAACAACAAACTATAAGGCAAAGAAGAACTCCTATTTTAAATTCACATTTGGTTCTGGTGTTAACGGACAGGTAAATAAAACCGAAACCGGTATTTATTATGCTGAAGGACCTAAGTATAAACTGAAGATCATGGGTACCGAGCAAATATTCGACGGTAACAAGATCTATAATGTAAATGATGATGAGAAGGAGGTAACCATTGCAAAACCTAACGGCAGTGATATCATGTTCTCGCCAACCAGCTACCTGACTTCTTATAAGAAGGATTTCAATGCGACATACTCAGGTAAGAGAATGGTAAACGGCGTTAACACGGATTTCATCAAACTTACACCGGTTAAATCCAATGGTCTGAAACAGGTTAATCTGTATGTAGATTCAGCAAACAAACAGCTTGTAAAGCTTGAGCAGCACGGCACCAATAAAGATGTAGCGGTGATCGCCATACAGGAATATAAAGTTAACCAAAATCTAGCCTCCGATATGTTCACATTTAACAAACAGAAGTTCCAGAATTACGTAATTACTGAACTTTAG